The following coding sequences are from one Streptomyces sp. NBC_01485 window:
- a CDS encoding glycosyltransferase family 39 protein has translation MTSATDPLPNPTAPPASPASPVSADWAPPTATGEAPPADKAPRWSLPALLAILALAAVLYGWNLSSNSLNSFYSAAVYSGTQSWEAWFFGSLDAGNFITVDKPPFALMIMGLSCRIFGFGTWQMMAPEIAAALGTIWILHASVKRVFGHVAAAVAALVLALTPITVAINRDNNPDTVLVLLMVAGAALALRATRDDRLLPLIGSAVCFGLAFNTKMLQGYIALPAVFAVYVYASKPGWKKKVVNLALAAVALAVASFWWATAVSLVPADDRPYIGGSTDGSAWDLIMGYNGLGRVLGGEGNGGGGGGGGGGTFAGTAGIGRMFNDILGGQISWLIPFAGIALVAGLVLCGRAPRTDVTRAALVLWGGWLVLHYLTFAMAEGTMHPYYTTALAPGIAALCGGGGVLLWRAFRSGDAKWSWVLPAGLAVTGVWAIVLLRRAGGWNTWLWPAIGVVMVLAVVGLFVLRSASSGTRLRLLGVSVAAAVVAALAGPTAYAASPAFGSSSGMMGGTNPTAGPSTGGGMGGPGGGGGRGGFGGNGNGGGGGGNGGPGGPGGQMSGGTQQGGQAGGEFPGGNGNGQMTPGGGTGELPQGGQQGGTNGELSGGGTQGDRGTSGGPGGGGGGTGGGGGGGMGGADSELVSYLEKHQDGAKWLIAVSNSQSAGQMILSTGKPVISMWGFTGSDQAMTLAKLKELVKRGELHYIQLGGGMGGGGMGGNSSLNQELTAWVQENGTAVKESEYSKSTSSSSETGTSAESGTSSSAESGTSGTTSNTSTVYRLDPSDVS, from the coding sequence GTGACCTCTGCCACCGATCCACTCCCCAACCCGACCGCGCCCCCCGCGTCCCCCGCGTCCCCCGTGTCTGCGGACTGGGCGCCGCCGACGGCGACCGGTGAGGCGCCGCCGGCGGACAAGGCGCCGCGCTGGTCGTTGCCCGCGCTGCTCGCGATCCTCGCCCTGGCGGCCGTGCTCTACGGCTGGAACCTGTCGTCGAACAGCCTCAACAGCTTCTACAGCGCCGCCGTCTACAGCGGTACGCAGAGCTGGGAGGCGTGGTTCTTCGGCTCGCTCGACGCCGGGAACTTCATCACCGTCGACAAGCCGCCGTTCGCGCTCATGATCATGGGTCTGTCCTGCCGGATCTTCGGGTTCGGCACCTGGCAGATGATGGCGCCGGAGATCGCGGCGGCACTGGGCACGATCTGGATCCTGCACGCGTCCGTGAAGCGGGTCTTCGGGCATGTGGCGGCCGCCGTCGCCGCGCTCGTCCTCGCGCTGACGCCGATCACCGTCGCCATCAACCGCGACAACAACCCGGACACCGTCCTCGTGCTGCTGATGGTCGCGGGCGCGGCCCTCGCGCTGCGCGCCACGCGGGACGACCGGCTGCTGCCGCTCATCGGCTCCGCCGTCTGCTTCGGGCTCGCCTTCAACACCAAGATGCTCCAGGGCTACATCGCCCTGCCGGCCGTCTTCGCCGTGTACGTGTACGCGTCGAAGCCGGGGTGGAAGAAGAAGGTCGTCAACCTCGCGCTCGCGGCGGTGGCGCTGGCCGTCGCCAGCTTCTGGTGGGCGACAGCGGTGTCGCTCGTGCCCGCCGACGACCGTCCCTACATCGGCGGTTCGACCGACGGCAGCGCCTGGGACCTGATCATGGGCTACAACGGGCTGGGCCGGGTCCTCGGCGGCGAGGGCAACGGCGGAGGCGGCGGGGGCGGCGGGGGCGGCACCTTCGCCGGGACCGCGGGCATCGGGCGGATGTTCAACGACATCCTCGGCGGCCAGATCTCCTGGCTGATCCCCTTCGCGGGCATCGCGCTCGTCGCCGGGCTCGTACTGTGCGGGCGCGCCCCGCGCACCGACGTGACGCGCGCCGCGCTGGTGCTGTGGGGCGGCTGGCTGGTGCTGCACTACCTGACGTTCGCCATGGCCGAGGGCACGATGCACCCGTACTACACGACCGCGCTCGCCCCGGGCATCGCGGCGCTGTGCGGGGGCGGGGGCGTGCTGCTGTGGCGCGCCTTCAGGAGCGGTGACGCGAAGTGGTCGTGGGTGCTGCCGGCGGGGCTGGCCGTCACCGGCGTCTGGGCGATCGTGCTGCTGCGCCGGGCCGGCGGGTGGAACACCTGGTTGTGGCCGGCGATCGGCGTGGTCATGGTTCTGGCCGTCGTGGGGCTGTTCGTGCTGCGGTCCGCGAGTTCCGGTACCCGGCTGCGGCTGCTCGGGGTGTCCGTCGCCGCGGCGGTCGTGGCGGCCCTCGCGGGTCCGACGGCGTACGCAGCCTCGCCCGCCTTCGGTTCCTCCAGCGGCATGATGGGCGGCACCAATCCGACCGCGGGTCCCTCCACCGGGGGCGGCATGGGCGGCCCCGGCGGCGGCGGCGGCCGGGGTGGCTTCGGCGGCAACGGCAACGGTGGCGGCGGGGGCGGTAACGGTGGTCCCGGTGGTCCCGGTGGTCAGATGTCGGGGGGCACGCAGCAGGGTGGCCAGGCGGGCGGGGAGTTCCCCGGCGGCAACGGCAACGGCCAGATGACACCGGGCGGCGGCACCGGGGAACTCCCGCAGGGCGGCCAACAGGGTGGCACGAACGGGGAGTTGTCGGGCGGCGGCACCCAGGGTGACCGTGGGACCAGCGGTGGGCCCGGTGGCGGCGGAGGCGGTACGGGCGGTGGTGGCGGAGGCGGTATGGGCGGCGCCGACAGCGAGCTCGTCTCGTACCTGGAGAAGCACCAGGACGGCGCCAAGTGGCTGATCGCGGTGTCGAATTCGCAGAGCGCGGGCCAGATGATCCTCAGCACCGGTAAGCCCGTCATCTCCATGTGGGGCTTCACCGGCTCCGACCAGGCGATGACGCTCGCCAAGCTCAAGGAGCTGGTGAAGAGGGGCGAGTTGCACTACATCCAGCTCGGCGGCGGGATGGGCGGTGGCGGTATGGGCGGCAACAGCAGCCTGAACCAGGAGCTCACCGCCTGGGTGCAGGAGAACGGGACGGCGGTGAAGGAGAGCGAGTACAGCAAGAGCACGTCGTCGAGCTCCGAGACCGGCACGTCCGCCGAGTCCGGCACGTCGTCGAGCGCCGAGTCCGGCACCTCCGGCACCACCTCCAACACCTCCACCGTCTATCGGCTGGACCCCTCCGACGTGAGCTGA
- a CDS encoding endonuclease I family protein gives MLATRIRRWKSVALATTTVLVGLTAPALTATPAAATTTAYDSTYYKNAVGKTGTSLKSSLHTIISANVTKISYSAVWNALKVTDQDPNNSSNVILLYSGVSRSKSLNGGDLGDWNREHVWAKSHGDFGEVTGPGTDLHHLRPADVQVNSIRGNKDFDNGGSTVSGGGGSLTDSDSFEPRDADKGDVARMILYMAVRYDGGDGFADLEPNEKVDNGSNPYIGKLSVLKQWNDEDPPSAFEEKRNQAIYDTYQHNRNPFIDHPEWVESIW, from the coding sequence ATGCTGGCGACACGCATACGCCGATGGAAGTCGGTGGCCCTTGCCACCACTACCGTCCTGGTCGGCCTCACCGCGCCCGCGCTCACGGCGACCCCCGCCGCCGCGACCACCACGGCGTACGACTCGACGTACTACAAGAACGCGGTCGGCAAGACCGGTACGAGCCTGAAGTCGTCCCTGCATACGATCATCAGCGCCAACGTCACGAAGATCTCGTACTCCGCGGTCTGGAACGCGCTGAAGGTCACCGACCAGGACCCGAACAACAGCAGCAACGTGATCCTGCTGTACAGCGGCGTCTCGCGCAGCAAGTCCCTCAACGGCGGCGACCTCGGCGACTGGAACCGCGAGCACGTGTGGGCCAAGTCCCACGGCGACTTCGGCGAGGTGACCGGTCCCGGCACCGACCTGCACCACCTGCGGCCCGCGGACGTCCAGGTCAACAGCATCCGCGGCAACAAGGACTTCGACAACGGCGGCAGCACGGTCTCGGGCGGCGGCGGCAGCCTCACCGACTCCGACTCCTTCGAGCCGCGCGACGCCGACAAGGGCGACGTGGCCCGCATGATCCTCTACATGGCGGTCCGCTACGACGGCGGCGACGGCTTCGCCGACCTGGAGCCCAACGAGAAGGTCGACAACGGCAGCAACCCGTACATCGGCAAGCTGTCCGTCCTGAAGCAGTGGAACGACGAGGACCCGCCGAGCGCCTTCGAGGAGAAGCGCAACCAGGCCATCTACGACACCTACCAGCACAACCGCAACCCGTTCATCGACCACCCGGAGTGGGTCGAGTCGATCTGGTAG
- a CDS encoding peptidase inhibitor family I36 protein translates to MNLRAWSFAAALALTALALPAQEATAAAAPSCPDGSICFYSGEGFGGSTWEWTARSGYRDMPPYLHDHVGSFVASTRACFINWGPVEKRDVFNGDYRSRYQGDFGGRIDGVGPGAC, encoded by the coding sequence ATGAACCTGCGCGCCTGGTCCTTCGCCGCCGCCCTCGCCCTGACCGCCCTCGCCCTGCCGGCCCAGGAAGCCACGGCGGCTGCGGCGCCTTCCTGTCCCGACGGCTCGATCTGCTTCTACAGCGGCGAGGGCTTCGGCGGCAGCACCTGGGAGTGGACCGCCCGCAGCGGCTACCGCGACATGCCGCCCTACCTCCACGACCATGTCGGCTCCTTCGTCGCCAGCACCCGCGCCTGCTTCATCAACTGGGGCCCGGTCGAGAAGCGGGACGTCTTCAACGGCGACTACCGCTCGCGCTACCAGGGCGACTTCGGCGGCAGGATCGACGGGGTGGGCCCCGGAGCCTGCTGA
- a CDS encoding thiamine pyrophosphate-binding protein, protein MTHDHDLVLRPTEAQTEAALNPPAGRNGGDLVVETLSGLGATTVFGLPGQHALGLFDALRRSSLRYIGLRVENNAGFAADAYGRITGEAAPLLLSTGPGALTSLAALQEAAAGSAPVLAISSQIPTPGLGGGRHGYLHELPDQSASFRGVVKSVHLVRTQSQIPSAIAEAWKSALTAPHGPVWVEIPQDVLLAETSIPVVTGGDAFPEELPPRPELTALAAHLLSTADRPAIIAGGGVVRSDASGKLRQLAERLQAPVVTTFGGKGAFPWNHPLSLQSWLEDRHTTDFLEDADVLLVVGSGLGELSSNYHTFKPRGRVIQIEADLGKLESNHPGLGIHADARLALQALLETVEEREERGEREEREERGARAGETARDRVRTLLAKVADRIASQELTLEQGLLKSIRSALPADSPSFWDMTILSYWAWSAFDPEAPNTMHSAQGAGGLGYAFPAALGAAAADPTRPALAVSGDGGALYSIAELATAKQYALPVTWLIIDDGGYGILREYMTDTFGEPTATDLTRPDYVALAESFGVPAVLTSPETLETDLTKALSEPGPSVLVLPALLRMFAPTHLG, encoded by the coding sequence GTGACCCACGACCACGACCTGGTGCTGCGCCCGACGGAGGCGCAGACCGAGGCCGCGCTGAACCCTCCCGCCGGCCGCAACGGCGGAGACCTGGTCGTGGAGACGCTGTCCGGGCTCGGCGCGACGACCGTCTTCGGGCTGCCCGGCCAGCACGCGCTGGGCCTGTTCGACGCCCTGCGCCGCTCGTCGCTGCGCTACATCGGCCTGCGGGTGGAGAACAACGCGGGCTTCGCGGCGGACGCGTACGGCAGGATCACGGGCGAGGCGGCGCCGCTGCTGCTGTCGACGGGTCCGGGCGCGCTGACGTCGCTGGCGGCGCTCCAGGAGGCGGCGGCCGGTTCGGCCCCCGTGCTGGCGATCAGCAGCCAGATCCCGACGCCGGGTCTGGGCGGCGGCCGGCACGGCTACCTGCACGAACTCCCCGACCAGTCGGCCTCGTTCCGGGGCGTGGTGAAGTCGGTCCACCTGGTCCGCACCCAGTCGCAGATCCCGTCGGCGATCGCGGAGGCCTGGAAGTCGGCGCTGACGGCTCCGCACGGGCCGGTGTGGGTGGAGATCCCGCAGGACGTACTGCTCGCCGAGACGTCGATCCCGGTGGTTACGGGCGGCGACGCCTTCCCGGAGGAACTCCCCCCGCGCCCCGAACTGACGGCGCTGGCAGCCCACTTGCTGTCCACGGCCGACCGTCCGGCGATCATCGCGGGCGGCGGAGTGGTGCGGTCGGACGCGTCGGGCAAGCTGCGGCAGTTGGCGGAGCGACTCCAGGCCCCGGTGGTGACGACCTTCGGCGGCAAGGGAGCGTTCCCCTGGAACCACCCCCTCTCCCTCCAGTCCTGGCTGGAGGACCGCCACACGACGGACTTCCTGGAGGACGCGGACGTCCTGCTGGTGGTGGGCTCGGGCCTGGGCGAACTCTCGTCCAACTACCACACGTTCAAGCCGCGGGGCCGGGTCATCCAGATCGAGGCGGACCTCGGCAAACTGGAGTCGAACCACCCGGGGTTGGGCATCCACGCGGACGCGAGGCTCGCGTTGCAGGCGCTGTTGGAGACGGTGGAGGAACGGGAGGAGCGGGGGGAACGGGAGGAGCGGGAGGAGCGGGGGGCGCGGGCGGGTGAGACGGCGAGGGACCGCGTGCGGACGCTCCTCGCGAAGGTCGCCGACCGCATCGCGTCCCAGGAACTGACCCTGGAACAGGGCCTGTTGAAGTCGATCCGCAGCGCCCTCCCCGCCGACTCCCCGTCCTTCTGGGACATGACGATCCTGTCCTACTGGGCCTGGTCGGCCTTCGACCCCGAGGCCCCCAACACCATGCACTCCGCCCAGGGCGCCGGCGGCCTCGGCTACGCCTTCCCGGCGGCCCTGGGCGCGGCGGCGGCCGACCCGACCCGCCCGGCCCTGGCGGTCTCGGGCGACGGCGGCGCCCTCTACTCGATCGCCGAACTGGCGACAGCGAAGCAGTACGCCCTCCCCGTCACCTGGCTGATCATCGACGACGGCGGCTACGGCATCCTCCGCGAATACATGACGGACACCTTCGGCGAGCCCACGGCAACGGACCTGACCCGCCCGGACTACGTGGCCCTGGCGGAGTCGTTCGGGGTACCGGCGGTGCTGACGTCCCCGGAAACCCTGGAAACGGACCTGACGAAGGCACTGTCCGAGCCCGGCCCGTCGGTGCTCGTGCTCCCGGCGCTACTACGGATGTTCGCGCCTACACACCTGGGCTGA
- the speB gene encoding agmatinase produces the protein MSGNETPRGPVDSSRIPRYAGPATFARLPRLDEVGRADVAVVGVPFDSGVSYRPGARFGGNAIREASRLLRPYNPAQDASPFALAQVADAGDIAANPFNINEAVDTIEAAADELLGTGARLMTLGGDHTIALPLLRSVAKRHGPVALLHFDAHLDTWDTYFGAEYTHGTPFRRAVEEGVLDTSALSHVGIRGPLYGKQDLTDDEKMGFGIVTSSDVYRRGADEVADQLRQRIGDRPLYISIDIDCLDPAHAPGTGTPEAGGMTSRELLEILRGLAGCNLVSADVVEVAPAYDHAEITSVAASHTAYELTTIMSRQIAAARKENEGK, from the coding sequence ATGAGCGGCAACGAGACGCCCCGCGGCCCCGTCGACTCCTCCCGCATCCCGCGGTACGCCGGACCCGCCACCTTCGCCCGGCTGCCCCGGCTCGACGAGGTCGGCCGCGCGGACGTCGCCGTGGTGGGCGTGCCGTTCGACTCGGGCGTCTCGTACCGGCCGGGCGCCCGCTTCGGCGGCAACGCGATCCGCGAGGCGTCCCGGCTGCTGCGCCCGTACAACCCGGCGCAGGACGCCTCCCCGTTCGCCCTCGCGCAGGTCGCGGACGCCGGTGACATCGCGGCGAACCCGTTCAACATCAACGAGGCCGTCGACACCATCGAGGCGGCGGCGGACGAACTGCTCGGCACGGGGGCGAGGCTCATGACCCTGGGCGGCGACCACACCATCGCGCTGCCGCTGCTGCGCTCGGTGGCGAAGCGGCACGGCCCGGTCGCCCTGCTGCACTTCGACGCGCATCTCGACACCTGGGACACGTACTTCGGCGCGGAGTACACGCACGGGACGCCGTTCCGGCGGGCGGTGGAGGAGGGCGTCCTCGACACGTCGGCGCTGTCGCACGTCGGCATCCGCGGCCCGCTGTACGGCAAGCAGGACCTCACGGACGACGAGAAGATGGGCTTCGGCATCGTCACGTCGTCGGACGTCTACCGGCGCGGCGCCGACGAGGTCGCCGACCAGTTGCGTCAGCGCATCGGCGACCGCCCCCTCTACATCTCCATCGACATCGACTGCCTCGACCCGGCGCACGCGCCCGGCACGGGGACGCCGGAGGCGGGCGGCATGACGTCGCGGGAGCTGCTCGAGATCCTGCGCGGCCTGGCCGGCTGCAACCTGGTCTCGGCGGACGTCGTCGAGGTGGCCCCCGCGTACGATCACGCGGAGATCACGTCGGTGGCCGCGTCCCACACGGCGTACGAACTGACCACGATCATGTCCCGCCAGATCGCGGCGGCGCGTAAGGAGAACGAGGGCAAGTGA
- a CDS encoding phosphatase, producing the protein MPIPGTPSRAELVDHLVRTRIAGDVATPRENNLSHYRQLANGVRNFWLGLELGDRWSDEQDVLAVMAERVGVNDDPEHRYGQDTIDPELTVDGLDRLAARLRKAAEGRQRVLCATGHPGGLLDVHRATAAALRTAGCEIVVIPEGLQTDEGYVWQVADVAVLEHGATLWHTHSGEPMKAILTALERAGRPLPDLVVADHGWAGYAGQHGVDSVGYADCNDPALFLAEAEGTVQVAVPLDDHVVSPRHYDPMIAYLLAAAGL; encoded by the coding sequence ATGCCGATACCCGGGACGCCCAGCCGCGCCGAACTAGTCGACCACCTCGTCAGAACCCGTATCGCCGGGGACGTCGCCACTCCTCGCGAGAACAACCTCTCCCACTACCGCCAACTCGCGAACGGCGTCCGCAACTTCTGGCTCGGCCTGGAACTCGGCGACCGCTGGAGCGACGAGCAGGACGTGCTCGCGGTGATGGCGGAGCGGGTCGGCGTGAACGACGATCCCGAGCACCGCTACGGCCAGGACACCATCGACCCCGAGCTGACGGTCGACGGCCTGGACCGGCTGGCGGCGCGGCTGCGCAAGGCCGCCGAGGGGCGGCAGCGGGTCCTGTGCGCCACCGGCCACCCGGGCGGCCTGCTCGACGTGCACCGCGCCACGGCCGCCGCCCTGCGCACGGCCGGCTGCGAGATCGTCGTCATCCCGGAGGGGCTCCAGACGGACGAGGGGTACGTCTGGCAGGTCGCGGACGTCGCCGTCCTCGAACACGGCGCGACCCTGTGGCACACGCACTCGGGCGAGCCGATGAAGGCGATCCTCACCGCGCTGGAGCGCGCGGGCCGCCCGCTGCCCGACCTGGTCGTCGCCGACCACGGCTGGGCGGGTTACGCGGGGCAGCACGGCGTCGACTCCGTCGGGTACGCCGACTGCAACGACCCGGCGCTGTTCCTCGCCGAGGCCGAGGGCACCGTCCAGGTGGCGGTCCCGCTCGACGACCACGTCGTCAGCCCGCGCCACTACGACCCGATGATCGCGTACCTGCTGGCGGCGGCGGGGCTCTAG
- the tesB gene encoding acyl-CoA thioesterase II: MSQALLDLLDLLDLEQIEENIFRGQSRSAVVPRVFGGQVAAQALVAAGRTVPADRHAHSLHAYFLRAGDPGAPIVYNVERIRDGRSFTTRRVVAVQHGRPIFALSASFQTYEDGLDHQTPMPPAPDPETVPTGQERLRGYDHLDPGIVERFIEAREAIDLRYVDEPPYGKFGEPREPRSQVWFRTNGKLDDDPLLHVVLATYVSDMTLLDSVLLAHGRGGWAVGDVVGASLDHAMWFHRPFRADEWLLYDQESPSAHGGRGLGQARIYTQDGRLAVSVIQEGVVRVPR; this comes from the coding sequence ATGAGCCAGGCACTTCTCGATCTCCTCGATCTGCTCGACCTGGAACAGATCGAGGAGAACATCTTCCGCGGCCAGTCCCGCTCCGCCGTCGTCCCCCGCGTGTTCGGGGGCCAGGTGGCGGCGCAGGCGCTGGTCGCCGCCGGGCGTACGGTCCCCGCGGACCGGCACGCCCACTCCCTGCACGCGTACTTCCTGCGCGCCGGCGACCCGGGCGCGCCCATCGTCTACAACGTCGAGCGGATCCGCGACGGCCGCTCCTTCACCACCCGCCGCGTGGTCGCCGTCCAGCACGGCCGGCCGATCTTCGCGCTGTCGGCGTCCTTCCAGACGTACGAGGACGGACTCGACCACCAGACCCCCATGCCGCCGGCGCCGGACCCGGAGACCGTCCCGACCGGCCAGGAACGCCTGCGCGGCTACGACCACCTCGACCCGGGCATCGTCGAGCGGTTCATCGAGGCCCGCGAGGCGATCGACCTCCGGTACGTCGACGAGCCGCCGTACGGGAAGTTCGGCGAGCCGCGCGAACCGCGCAGCCAGGTCTGGTTCCGCACCAACGGCAAACTCGACGACGACCCGCTGCTGCACGTCGTCCTCGCCACCTACGTCTCCGACATGACGCTCCTCGACTCGGTCCTCCTCGCGCACGGCCGCGGCGGCTGGGCGGTCGGCGACGTCGTCGGAGCGTCCCTGGACCACGCGATGTGGTTCCACCGCCCGTTCCGCGCCGACGAGTGGCTCCTCTACGACCAGGAGTCGCCGTCCGCGCACGGCGGCCGGGGACTCGGCCAGGCCCGCATCTACACCCAGGACGGCCGGCTCGCGGTGTCGGTGATCCAGGAGGGCGTGGTCCGCGTCCCCCGTTGA
- a CDS encoding acyl-CoA dehydrogenase family protein, with amino-acid sequence MRRTVFNEDHEAFRETLRAFIEAEVVPVYDEWFAAGQAPRDFYYKLAELGVFGIRVDEEYGGAGIDSYKFEAVLYEETARAGVSFGGSGVHVLLGLPYIKLLADDEQKKRFLPKFVSGEEMWAIAMTEPGTGSDLAGMKSTAKLSEDGTHYILNGSKTFITGGVHADRMIVCARTAAPTAEDRRHGISLFVVDTKAEGYSVGRKLDKLGLKTSDTAELAFVDVKVPVEDLLGEENKGFYYLGHNLASERWGIAYGAYAQARAAVRFAKQYVQERVVFGKPVAHFQNTKFELAACQAEVDAAEAVADRATEALDAGELTPAEAASAKLFCTEVAHRVIDRCLQLHGGYGFMNEYPIARLYADNRVNRIYGGTSEIMKSIIAKDMGL; translated from the coding sequence GTGCGCCGTACGGTGTTCAACGAGGATCACGAGGCGTTCCGGGAGACTCTCCGGGCCTTCATCGAGGCCGAGGTCGTCCCCGTCTACGACGAGTGGTTCGCCGCCGGCCAGGCGCCGCGCGACTTCTACTACAAGCTCGCCGAGCTGGGTGTCTTCGGCATCCGCGTCGACGAGGAGTACGGCGGCGCCGGCATCGACTCCTACAAGTTCGAGGCCGTCCTGTACGAGGAGACCGCCCGCGCGGGCGTGTCCTTCGGCGGCTCCGGTGTGCACGTGCTGCTCGGTCTGCCGTACATCAAGCTGCTCGCCGACGACGAGCAGAAGAAGCGCTTCCTGCCGAAGTTCGTCTCCGGCGAGGAGATGTGGGCGATCGCGATGACCGAGCCGGGCACCGGCTCCGACCTCGCGGGAATGAAGAGCACCGCCAAGCTCTCCGAGGACGGCACGCACTACATCCTCAACGGCTCCAAGACCTTCATCACCGGTGGCGTGCACGCCGACCGCATGATCGTCTGCGCCCGCACCGCCGCGCCCACCGCCGAGGACCGCCGCCACGGCATATCCCTCTTCGTCGTGGACACCAAGGCCGAGGGCTACTCCGTCGGCCGCAAGCTCGACAAGCTCGGCCTGAAGACCTCCGACACCGCCGAGCTGGCGTTCGTCGACGTCAAGGTGCCCGTCGAGGACCTCCTCGGCGAGGAGAACAAGGGCTTCTACTACCTCGGCCACAACCTCGCCTCCGAGCGCTGGGGCATCGCCTACGGCGCGTACGCGCAGGCCAGGGCCGCCGTCCGGTTCGCCAAGCAGTACGTCCAGGAGCGCGTCGTCTTCGGCAAGCCGGTCGCGCACTTCCAGAACACCAAGTTCGAGCTGGCCGCCTGCCAGGCCGAGGTGGACGCGGCCGAGGCCGTCGCCGACCGCGCCACGGAGGCCCTGGACGCGGGCGAGCTGACCCCCGCCGAGGCCGCCTCCGCGAAGCTGTTCTGCACCGAGGTCGCCCACCGCGTGATCGACCGCTGCCTCCAGCTGCACGGCGGCTACGGCTTCATGAACGAGTACCCGATCGCCCGCCTGTACGCGGACAACCGCGTCAACCGCATCTACGGCGGCACCAGCGAGATCATGAAGTCGATCATCGCGAAGGACATGGGCCTGTAA
- a CDS encoding SACE_7040 family transcriptional regulator — protein sequence MATRTDAPTRREQILKEAARLFAERGFHGVGVDEIGAAVGISGPGLYRHFPGKDAMLAELLVGISGRLLTGAKRRLGEADGVPAGEVLDSLIEGHIDFALDDRSLITLHDRELDRLRDSDRKLVRQLQRQYVELWVEVVREVYPALTEPTARSAVHSVFGLLNSTPHLGRPGALPGRVVTAELLHRMARGAFSAAGA from the coding sequence ATGGCCACGAGAACCGACGCCCCCACCCGCCGTGAGCAGATCCTCAAGGAGGCCGCGCGGCTGTTCGCCGAGCGCGGGTTCCACGGCGTCGGGGTGGACGAGATAGGCGCCGCGGTCGGCATCAGCGGTCCGGGGCTGTACCGGCACTTCCCGGGCAAGGACGCGATGCTCGCCGAGCTGCTGGTCGGCATCAGCGGCCGGCTGCTGACCGGTGCGAAGCGGCGTCTCGGGGAGGCCGACGGCGTGCCCGCCGGGGAGGTCCTCGACTCGCTCATCGAGGGCCACATCGACTTCGCCCTCGACGACCGCTCCCTGATCACCCTGCACGACCGCGAGCTGGACCGCCTCCGTGACAGCGACCGCAAGCTGGTGCGCCAGCTCCAGCGGCAGTACGTCGAACTGTGGGTGGAGGTCGTCCGCGAGGTGTACCCGGCGCTGACCGAACCGACGGCCCGCTCGGCCGTGCACTCGGTCTTCGGCCTGCTGAACTCGACCCCGCACCTGGGCAGGCCGGGCGCCCTGCCGGGCCGCGTCGTCACGGCGGAGCTGCTGCACCGGATGGCCAGGGGGGCGTTCTCCGCCGCCGGGGCGTGA